A single window of Pseudomonas lijiangensis DNA harbors:
- the dinB gene encoding DNA polymerase IV — protein sequence MTQRKIIHIDCDCFYAAIEMRDDPSLATKPLAVGGSPDKRGVIATCNYEARAYGVRSAMSSRHALKLCPELTIVKPRMDAYKEASREIQGIFRDYTDLIEPLSLDEAYLDVSDASHFSGSATRIAQDIRRRVSNQLHITVSAGVAPNKFLAKIASDWKKPNGLFVITPDQVEDFVESLPVSKLHGVGKVTADKLGRLGIITCMDLRRWSKLALVREFGSFGERLWSLAFGIDERPVQTDSRRQSVSVENTYDTDLPDLASCLEKLPALLETLAVRMERMAGQYRPGKPFVKVKFHDFTQTTLEQSGAGRDLASYEQLLTQAFARGAKPVRLLGIGVRLHDLRGAHEQLELFTQ from the coding sequence ATGACTCAGCGCAAAATCATCCACATCGATTGTGACTGCTTCTATGCAGCCATCGAAATGCGAGACGACCCGAGCCTGGCCACCAAGCCGCTGGCTGTCGGCGGGTCGCCGGACAAGAGAGGGGTGATTGCGACCTGCAATTATGAAGCGCGAGCCTATGGGGTGCGTTCGGCGATGTCCTCGCGTCACGCCCTGAAGCTGTGCCCGGAACTGACCATCGTCAAGCCGCGCATGGATGCCTATAAGGAAGCGTCCCGGGAAATTCAGGGCATCTTTCGCGATTACACCGATCTGATCGAGCCGCTGTCGCTGGACGAGGCGTATCTGGATGTCTCCGATGCCAGTCATTTTTCCGGTAGCGCGACTCGTATCGCCCAAGATATCCGGCGTCGGGTTTCGAATCAGTTGCACATCACGGTCTCGGCGGGTGTGGCCCCCAACAAGTTTCTGGCCAAGATTGCCAGTGACTGGAAGAAGCCCAACGGCTTGTTCGTGATTACTCCGGATCAGGTCGAGGATTTTGTCGAGTCCCTGCCGGTCAGCAAGTTGCATGGCGTCGGCAAGGTGACGGCTGACAAGCTGGGACGGCTGGGCATCATTACCTGCATGGACTTGCGTCGCTGGAGCAAGCTGGCGCTGGTGCGCGAGTTCGGCAGCTTTGGTGAGCGGCTCTGGAGTCTGGCGTTCGGGATCGATGAGCGTCCGGTGCAGACGGACAGCAGGCGTCAGTCCGTGAGTGTCGAAAATACCTACGATACGGATTTACCCGATCTGGCCAGTTGCCTGGAAAAACTGCCAGCCTTGCTGGAAACCCTGGCTGTGCGCATGGAGCGAATGGCCGGGCAATATCGCCCCGGCAAGCCATTCGTGAAAGTGAAATTCCATGATTTTACCCAGACCACGCTGGAGCAGTCGGGGGCAGGGCGGGATCTGGCCAGTTACGAGCAATTGCTGACCCAGGCTTTTGCCCGTGGCGCCAAGCCGGTGCGATTACTGGGCATCGGCGTGCGCCTGCATGATTTGCGTGGCGCTCATGAGCAATTGGAGCTGTTTACCCAATAG
- a CDS encoding proline--tRNA ligase yields MRTSQFLLATQKETPSDAVVVSHQLLLRAGMIRKLASGLYTWLPMGLRVLRKVEAIVREEMDAAGALEILMPGIQPAELWQESGRWEQYGPELMRLVDRHNRDFCLGPTHEEVITDLARNELNSYKQLPINMYQIQTKFRDEIRPRFGLMRGREFVMKDAYSFHADHASLQETYDRMHQAYSNVFTRLGLKFRPVEADNGSIGGAGSHEFHVLADSGEDDIVFSDGSDYAANIEKAEAVPREKARGAATEELRLVDTPDTKTIAQLVEGFNLPIEKTVKTLVVHAAEEGKLIALIIRGDHELNEIKATKLEQVANPLVMASEAELRDAIGAGAGSLGPLNLPLPCIIDRSVELMSDFAVGANIDDKHYFGVNWERDLPVPTVADLRNVVAGDPSPDGKGTLEIKRGIEVGHIFQLGTKYSEAMKCQVLGENGKPVNLSMGCYGIGVSRVVAAAIEQNSDENGIIWNDTLAPFHIALVPLRYETDAVREATDKLYAELTAAGFEVLLDDRDKKTSPGIKFADMELIGIPHRIVVSDRGLAEGNLEYKSRTESQPQAIAVADVLSFIQGRVKR; encoded by the coding sequence ATGCGCACCAGTCAATTTTTGCTCGCCACACAGAAAGAAACCCCTTCCGATGCAGTCGTGGTCAGCCATCAGCTGCTGCTGCGCGCTGGCATGATCCGCAAGCTGGCTTCCGGCCTCTACACCTGGCTGCCCATGGGCCTGCGCGTGCTGCGCAAGGTCGAAGCCATCGTTCGCGAAGAAATGGACGCTGCCGGCGCACTCGAAATCCTGATGCCGGGCATCCAGCCCGCTGAACTGTGGCAGGAATCCGGCCGCTGGGAGCAGTACGGCCCCGAGCTGATGCGCCTGGTCGACCGCCACAACCGTGACTTCTGCCTGGGCCCGACCCACGAGGAAGTCATTACCGATCTGGCCCGCAACGAGCTCAACAGCTACAAGCAGTTGCCGATCAACATGTACCAGATCCAGACCAAATTCCGTGACGAGATCCGCCCGCGCTTCGGCCTGATGCGCGGCCGCGAGTTCGTCATGAAGGACGCCTACTCCTTCCACGCCGATCATGCTTCGTTGCAGGAAACCTACGACCGCATGCATCAGGCCTACAGCAACGTGTTCACCCGTCTGGGCCTGAAATTCCGTCCTGTAGAAGCCGACAACGGCTCCATCGGCGGTGCTGGCTCCCACGAATTCCACGTGCTGGCAGATTCCGGTGAAGACGACATCGTGTTCAGCGATGGCTCCGACTACGCCGCCAACATCGAGAAGGCCGAAGCCGTACCTCGCGAGAAGGCTCGCGGTGCTGCAACCGAAGAGCTGCGTCTGGTGGATACACCTGACACCAAGACCATCGCGCAACTGGTCGAAGGCTTCAACCTGCCTATCGAGAAGACGGTCAAGACGCTGGTTGTCCACGCTGCCGAAGAAGGCAAGCTGATCGCGCTGATCATTCGTGGCGACCACGAACTCAACGAAATCAAGGCCACCAAGCTGGAGCAGGTCGCCAATCCGCTGGTGATGGCTTCCGAAGCCGAACTGCGTGACGCCATCGGCGCAGGCGCAGGCTCCCTGGGCCCGCTGAACCTGCCACTGCCGTGCATCATCGACCGTTCGGTCGAGCTGATGAGCGACTTCGCGGTCGGCGCCAACATCGACGACAAGCACTACTTCGGCGTCAACTGGGAACGCGACCTGCCCGTACCGACCGTTGCCGACCTGCGCAACGTCGTCGCCGGCGACCCGAGCCCGGACGGCAAAGGCACGCTTGAAATCAAGCGCGGCATCGAAGTCGGCCACATCTTCCAGTTGGGCACCAAGTACAGCGAAGCCATGAAGTGCCAGGTGCTGGGCGAAAACGGCAAACCCGTCAACCTGTCCATGGGTTGCTACGGTATCGGCGTCTCCCGCGTCGTGGCGGCTGCCATCGAGCAGAACAGCGATGAAAACGGGATCATCTGGAACGATACCCTGGCGCCTTTCCATATCGCCCTGGTTCCACTGCGCTATGAAACGGACGCCGTTCGCGAAGCGACCGACAAGCTGTATGCCGAACTGACTGCCGCGGGCTTTGAAGTCCTGCTCGATGACCGCGACAAGAAAACCAGCCCGGGCATCAAGTTCGCCGACATGGAGCTGATCGGTATTCCGCATCGCATCGTGGTCAGTGATCGTGGTCTGGCCGAAGGCAATCTGGAATACAAGAGCCGAACCGAGTCGCAACCGCAAGCCATTGCGGTCGCCGACGTGCTGTCGTTCATCCAGGGTCGCGTGAAACGCTGA
- a CDS encoding OprD family porin → MRVMKWSAIALAVTAASAQMATAAPFVSDQAEAKGFVEGSTLDLKLRNYYYDRDKKNTTGPNRRDDKDWTQGLWVNYSSGYTQGTVGVGVEAFGYFGLKLDGQKKYSGSGNLVTSSDGSNEDSFGKGGGAVKFRVSKTELKVGDMQPTSPVFAVGGSRLVPQTASGISLQSSEFKGLDLEAGHFYSGTSQDDTNRSGKIFANYAGVEANSADFVGGKYAITENLGVAFYGAKLEDIWNQYYANVNYALPLGGDQSLAFDANIYRTLDEGSAKVGSINNTTASGSVAYSFAAAHTVTLAFQKVDGDTPFDYIGIGDNNRGGDSIFLNNSVQYSDFNAPNEKSWQVRYDLNMAPYGVPGLSFMTRYLRGYDIDGTKTPTGSSYAGIYGEDGKHHETNFEAKYVVQAGPAKDLSFRIRQAWHRGNDAQADGDVNEFRLIVDYPISVL, encoded by the coding sequence ATGAGAGTGATGAAGTGGAGCGCAATCGCACTGGCAGTTACTGCAGCCAGCGCCCAGATGGCAACAGCAGCACCGTTTGTTAGTGACCAGGCTGAAGCCAAGGGCTTTGTCGAAGGCAGCACTCTTGACCTGAAGTTGCGCAACTACTATTACGACCGTGACAAGAAAAACACCACTGGCCCTAACCGTCGCGATGATAAAGACTGGACTCAAGGTCTGTGGGTCAACTACAGCTCCGGTTACACCCAAGGCACCGTTGGTGTCGGCGTCGAAGCATTCGGCTACTTCGGCCTGAAACTGGACGGCCAGAAAAAATACTCCGGCTCCGGCAACCTGGTGACCAGCTCCGACGGCTCCAACGAAGACAGCTTTGGCAAAGGCGGCGGCGCGGTCAAATTCCGCGTATCGAAAACCGAGCTGAAAGTCGGCGACATGCAACCTACCAGCCCAGTATTTGCAGTTGGCGGTAGCCGCCTTGTTCCTCAAACTGCCAGCGGTATCAGCCTTCAAAGCAGCGAGTTCAAAGGCCTGGACCTGGAAGCCGGTCACTTCTACTCTGGCACCAGCCAGGATGACACCAACCGTAGCGGCAAAATTTTTGCGAACTATGCTGGCGTAGAGGCTAATAGCGCTGATTTTGTTGGTGGTAAATATGCCATCACCGAAAATCTGGGCGTTGCATTCTACGGCGCAAAATTGGAAGACATCTGGAACCAGTACTACGCCAACGTGAACTATGCATTGCCTCTGGGCGGTGATCAGTCTCTGGCATTCGATGCCAATATCTACCGCACACTTGATGAAGGTAGTGCAAAAGTAGGCTCGATCAATAACACCACGGCCTCGGGTTCCGTCGCTTACTCCTTCGCAGCGGCACACACCGTAACGCTGGCCTTCCAGAAGGTCGACGGTGATACTCCGTTCGACTATATCGGTATCGGCGACAACAACCGCGGTGGCGATTCAATCTTCCTGAACAACTCCGTTCAGTACTCCGACTTCAACGCACCTAACGAGAAATCCTGGCAGGTTCGTTACGACCTGAACATGGCTCCCTATGGCGTTCCTGGCCTGAGCTTCATGACTCGCTACCTGCGCGGCTATGACATCGACGGCACCAAGACTCCAACTGGCAGCTCATACGCAGGCATCTATGGCGAAGACGGCAAACACCACGAAACCAACTTCGAAGCCAAGTACGTCGTACAGGCCGGCCCAGCCAAGGACCTGTCCTTCCGTATCCGTCAAGCATGGCACCGTGGTAACGATGCCCAGGCCGACGGCGACGTCAACGAGTTCCGCCTGATCGTCGACTACCCGATTTCGGTTCTGTAA
- a CDS encoding HIT domain-containing protein has product MFVLDSRLKQDTLPVGDFPLCRLLLSNDSRYPWFILVPRRPEISEVFQLEVQDQLQLWQETTVLSQILKGAFDADKLNVAALGNVVSQLHMHVIVRKRDDAAWPAPVWGKHPALPYTDEQFAAVLERLRPVLTQDFRFEGE; this is encoded by the coding sequence GTGTTCGTTCTGGATTCACGTCTCAAGCAGGACACCTTGCCTGTCGGCGATTTCCCGTTGTGCCGGCTGTTGCTGTCCAATGATTCCCGTTACCCATGGTTCATCCTGGTGCCGCGTCGCCCGGAGATCAGTGAAGTCTTTCAGCTTGAGGTGCAGGATCAGTTGCAGTTGTGGCAGGAAACCACCGTTCTGTCTCAAATCCTGAAGGGCGCGTTCGACGCTGATAAACTCAATGTCGCGGCGTTGGGTAATGTTGTCAGTCAGCTTCACATGCACGTCATCGTTCGCAAGCGTGACGATGCTGCCTGGCCAGCGCCTGTATGGGGCAAACATCCGGCTCTTCCTTATACGGACGAGCAGTTCGCAGCGGTTCTCGAACGCTTGAGGCCGGTGTTGACGCAAGACTTTCGATTTGAGGGTGAATGA
- a CDS encoding SlyX family protein has product MNLEERVMELESRLTFQEDTLQALNDVLVVQRRELDRLQLQMSAMLKRQEEMGSQFDTFVEDAPPPHY; this is encoded by the coding sequence ATGAATCTTGAAGAGCGAGTCATGGAGCTGGAAAGCCGCCTGACCTTTCAGGAGGACACGCTTCAGGCGTTGAATGATGTGCTGGTGGTGCAGCGACGTGAGCTGGATCGTCTGCAATTGCAAATGAGCGCGATGCTCAAGCGTCAGGAAGAAATGGGCAGTCAGTTCGATACGTTCGTCGAGGACGCTCCGCCGCCTCATTACTGA
- a CDS encoding cold shock domain-containing protein, with product MGNRDTGTVKWFNTSKGFGFISRDSGDDIFVHFRAIRGEGHRVLVEGQRVEFSVMNRDKGLQAEDVIAALPRR from the coding sequence CTGGGCAATCGCGATACTGGCACCGTGAAGTGGTTCAACACGTCCAAGGGCTTCGGCTTCATCTCCCGTGACTCGGGTGACGATATCTTCGTGCACTTTCGCGCCATTCGCGGCGAAGGTCATCGCGTACTCGTCGAAGGCCAGCGTGTCGAGTTCTCCGTAATGAACCGCGACAAAGGCCTGCAGGCCGAAGACGTCATCGCCGCATTGCCGCGCCGCTGA
- a CDS encoding Dps family protein, with the protein MAIDIGISEEDRKSIVDGLSHLLADTYVLYLKTHNFHWNVSGPMFRTLHLMFEEQYNELALAVDSIAERIRALGFPAPGTYSTYARLSSIKEEEGVPSAEDMIRSLVQGQEAVVRTARSLFPLLDKVSDEPTADLLTQRMQVHEKTAWMLRSMLESR; encoded by the coding sequence ATGGCAATCGATATCGGTATCAGTGAAGAGGATCGCAAATCGATCGTAGACGGTCTTTCGCATCTGCTTGCGGATACTTATGTACTTTACCTCAAGACTCACAACTTTCACTGGAACGTCAGTGGGCCGATGTTTCGCACACTGCACCTGATGTTTGAAGAGCAATACAACGAACTGGCACTGGCTGTCGACTCCATTGCCGAGCGTATTCGTGCTCTGGGCTTTCCAGCGCCAGGTACGTATTCAACTTATGCTCGTCTGTCTTCGATCAAGGAAGAAGAAGGCGTGCCAAGTGCTGAAGATATGATCAGAAGTCTGGTTCAGGGCCAAGAGGCTGTTGTCCGCACGGCTCGTAGTCTTTTTCCTCTGCTGGATAAAGTAAGTGATGAGCCGACGGCAGACCTGCTGACCCAGCGCATGCAGGTTCACGAAAAGACTGCATGGATGTTGCGCTCGATGCTCGAGTCCCGCTGA
- a CDS encoding ribbon-helix-helix domain-containing protein, translating to MVRGVEREVKDLSRHSSIRNDPFVEDFNMNLAQPHSKSVRLNGLATCLRLEKVYWNILSAIARSNNCSVNAVLSYIDREVHLRYGGVKNFSGLIRVVCVAHLLKADRLEQVQA from the coding sequence ATGGTCAGAGGTGTTGAACGTGAGGTCAAAGATTTAAGCAGGCATTCGTCCATACGCAATGATCCTTTTGTCGAGGATTTCAATATGAATCTGGCACAGCCGCATTCCAAGTCGGTGCGCCTTAACGGTCTGGCGACGTGTCTGCGTCTGGAAAAGGTCTACTGGAATATATTGTCGGCGATAGCCCGGTCCAATAACTGCTCCGTGAATGCAGTGCTTTCCTATATCGACAGGGAGGTTCATCTGCGTTACGGCGGTGTGAAGAACTTCAGCGGGCTGATCCGCGTCGTGTGTGTTGCGCACCTTTTGAAGGCTGATCGCCTTGAGCAGGTTCAAGCCTGA
- the aspS gene encoding aspartate--tRNA ligase, which produces MMRSHYCGQLNESLEGQEITLCGWVHRRRDHGGVIFLDIRDREGMAQVVFDPDRADTFAAADRVRSEYVVKVVGKVRARPAGAVNANMASGAIEVLGYELEVLNESETPPFPLNEYSDVGEETRLRYRFIDLRRPEMAEKLRLRSRITTSIRRYLDDNGFLDVETPILTRATPEGARDYLVPSRTHPGSFFALPQSPQLFKQLLMVAGFDRYYQIAKCFRDEDLRADRQPEFTQIDIETSFLSEEDIIGLTEKMVRQLFKEVLDLEFGEFPHMTFEEAMRRYGSDKPDLRNPLELVDVADQLKDVEFKVFSGPANDPKCRIAALRVPGGASMPRKQIDDYTKFVSIYGAKGLAYIKVNDRANGVDGLQSPIVKNIPEANLNVILDRVGAVDGDIVFFGADKAKIVSEALGALRIKVGNDFKLHTCEWAPMWVVDFPMFEENDDGSFSALHHPFTAPKCTPEELEANPGKALSRAYDMVLNGTELGGGSIRIHRKEMQQAVFRLLGIAEDEQQEKFGFLLDALKYGAPPHGGLAFGLDRLVMLMTGAQSIREVIAFPKTQSAADVMTQAPGVVDAKALRELHIRLREQQKAE; this is translated from the coding sequence ATGATGCGCAGCCATTATTGCGGCCAACTGAACGAAAGTCTGGAAGGTCAGGAAATTACCCTTTGCGGATGGGTCCACCGTCGTCGTGACCACGGAGGCGTGATCTTCCTCGATATCCGCGACCGTGAAGGCATGGCCCAGGTGGTGTTCGATCCCGATCGTGCCGATACCTTTGCCGCTGCCGACCGTGTGCGCAGCGAATATGTCGTCAAGGTCGTCGGCAAGGTGCGTGCCCGTCCTGCCGGTGCCGTCAATGCCAACATGGCTTCCGGCGCCATCGAAGTGCTGGGCTACGAGCTGGAAGTCCTGAACGAATCCGAGACTCCGCCGTTCCCGCTGAACGAATACTCCGACGTCGGCGAAGAAACCCGCCTGCGCTATCGCTTCATCGATCTGCGTCGCCCGGAAATGGCCGAGAAGCTGCGTCTGCGCTCGCGCATCACCACCAGCATCCGTCGCTACCTGGATGACAACGGCTTCCTGGATGTCGAGACTCCGATCCTGACTCGCGCCACGCCTGAAGGCGCTCGCGACTATCTGGTACCAAGCCGTACACACCCTGGCAGCTTCTTTGCCTTGCCGCAGTCGCCTCAGTTGTTCAAGCAATTGCTGATGGTTGCCGGCTTCGACCGTTACTACCAGATCGCCAAATGCTTCCGTGACGAAGACCTGCGTGCCGACCGTCAGCCTGAGTTCACTCAGATCGACATCGAGACCAGCTTCCTCAGTGAAGAAGACATCATCGGCCTGACCGAGAAGATGGTTCGTCAGCTGTTCAAGGAAGTCCTGGATCTGGAATTCGGTGAATTCCCGCACATGACTTTCGAAGAAGCCATGCGTCGCTATGGTTCCGACAAGCCTGACCTGCGCAACCCTCTGGAGCTGGTGGATGTTGCCGATCAGCTCAAGGACGTCGAGTTCAAGGTCTTCAGCGGCCCTGCCAACGATCCGAAGTGCCGGATTGCCGCATTGCGCGTTCCGGGCGGTGCAAGTATGCCGCGCAAACAGATCGACGATTACACCAAGTTCGTCAGCATCTATGGTGCCAAGGGCCTGGCGTACATCAAGGTCAACGATCGCGCCAACGGCGTTGATGGCCTGCAATCGCCCATCGTCAAGAACATCCCGGAAGCCAACCTCAATGTGATCCTCGATCGCGTTGGCGCGGTTGATGGCGATATCGTGTTCTTCGGTGCGGACAAGGCCAAGATCGTCAGCGAGGCCTTGGGCGCGCTGCGTATCAAGGTGGGTAACGACTTCAAGCTGCACACCTGCGAGTGGGCACCGATGTGGGTCGTGGACTTCCCGATGTTCGAAGAGAACGACGACGGCAGCTTCAGCGCGTTGCACCACCCCTTCACGGCGCCGAAGTGCACCCCTGAAGAGCTGGAAGCCAACCCTGGCAAGGCGCTGTCCCGCGCTTACGACATGGTACTCAACGGTACCGAGCTGGGCGGCGGTTCGATCCGTATCCACCGCAAGGAAATGCAGCAGGCTGTATTCCGCCTGCTGGGTATCGCCGAAGACGAGCAGCAAGAGAAGTTCGGCTTCCTCCTCGACGCACTGAAATACGGCGCACCGCCTCATGGTGGCCTGGCTTTCGGTCTGGACCGTCTGGTGATGCTGATGACCGGCGCCCAGTCGATTCGTGAAGTGATTGCCTTCCCGAAAACCCAGAGCGCGGCCGATGTCATGACCCAGGCTCCTGGCGTCGTGGATGCCAAGGCTCTGCGTGAACTGCACATTCGCCTGCGCGAGCAGCAGAAGGCCGAGTGA
- a CDS encoding YebC/PmpR family DNA-binding transcriptional regulator codes for MAGHSKWANIKHRKERQDAKKGKIFTKWIRELTVAARQGGGDPGSNPRLRLALDKALGANMTRDTIDRAVARGVGADDGNDVEELGYEGYGPGGVAIMVEAMTDNRNRTAAAVRHAFTKCGGNLGTDGSVAYLFDRKGQISFAAGVDEDALIEAAMEADADDVVSNEDGSIDVFTSFAGFYAVRNALEASGFKASDAEIVMLPTTSAVLDLETAEKVLKLIDMLEDLDDVQNVYSNAEIPDDVLEQLG; via the coding sequence ATGGCAGGTCATTCTAAGTGGGCGAACATCAAGCACCGCAAAGAGCGTCAGGATGCCAAGAAAGGCAAGATCTTCACCAAGTGGATTCGTGAGCTGACTGTCGCTGCCCGTCAGGGTGGTGGTGATCCAGGTTCCAACCCGCGTCTGCGTCTGGCGCTGGACAAGGCGCTTGGCGCCAACATGACCCGCGACACCATTGACCGTGCTGTTGCACGTGGCGTCGGTGCCGACGATGGCAATGATGTCGAGGAACTGGGTTACGAGGGCTACGGCCCCGGTGGCGTTGCCATCATGGTTGAAGCCATGACCGATAACCGCAACCGTACTGCCGCTGCCGTTCGTCATGCCTTCACCAAGTGTGGCGGCAACCTGGGTACTGACGGTTCCGTGGCTTATCTGTTCGACCGCAAGGGGCAGATCTCCTTTGCTGCCGGTGTCGATGAAGACGCACTGATTGAAGCGGCAATGGAGGCTGATGCCGACGATGTCGTGAGCAACGAAGATGGCTCCATCGACGTGTTCACCTCGTTCGCCGGTTTCTATGCCGTGCGTAACGCGCTGGAGGCCTCGGGTTTCAAGGCTTCTGACGCGGAAATCGTCATGTTGCCCACCACCAGTGCCGTGCTCGATCTGGAAACCGCTGAAAAGGTACTCAAGCTGATCGATATGCTTGAAGACCTGGATGACGTGCAGAACGTCTACTCCAACGCGGAAATTCCGGATGACGTTCTGGAGCAGCTTGGCTGA
- the ruvC gene encoding crossover junction endodeoxyribonuclease RuvC, with the protein MTLILGIDPGSRITGYGVVRDTGRGCVYVASGCIRTGAGELQERLQIVFRGVREVIQTHGPVTMGIEKVFMARNADSALKLGQARGAAIVAGAEEGLEIAEYTATQVKQAVAGTGGANKEQVMMMVMHLLKLTQKPQIDASDALAIALCHAHTRSSLIPHGLGTARSRGGRLRL; encoded by the coding sequence ATGACTCTTATTCTTGGCATCGACCCCGGTTCGCGAATCACCGGTTATGGCGTTGTACGTGATACCGGGCGCGGCTGTGTCTATGTGGCTTCGGGTTGCATTCGCACGGGAGCCGGTGAGCTTCAGGAGCGGCTGCAGATTGTGTTTCGCGGTGTGCGTGAAGTCATCCAGACTCATGGTCCTGTCACCATGGGGATCGAAAAGGTTTTCATGGCGCGCAATGCCGATTCTGCGCTGAAACTGGGCCAGGCCCGGGGCGCGGCCATTGTGGCGGGTGCCGAGGAAGGGCTGGAGATTGCCGAATACACGGCCACTCAGGTCAAGCAGGCGGTTGCCGGCACCGGTGGTGCCAACAAGGAGCAGGTGATGATGATGGTCATGCATTTGCTCAAGCTGACCCAGAAACCCCAGATCGACGCCTCCGATGCGCTGGCCATCGCGCTGTGTCATGCGCACACGCGTTCAAGCCTCATTCCCCATGGTCTGGGGACTGCACGCAGTCGTGGTGGTCGGTTGCGTCTCTGA
- the ruvA gene encoding Holliday junction branch migration protein RuvA, with protein MIGRLRGFLAEKQPPHLVLDVNGVGYELEVPMTTLYRLPHVGEPVTLHTHLVVREDAHLLYGFYEKRERELFRELIRLNGVGPKLALALMSGLEVDELVRCVQAQDTSALTRIPGVGKKTAERLLVELKDRFKAWEALPGTFALVSDGPNQAEPVASAESDAVSALISLGYKPQEASKAVSAIKEKGLSSADLIRRALKGMA; from the coding sequence GTGATTGGACGTTTACGTGGCTTTCTCGCCGAGAAGCAGCCACCGCATCTGGTACTGGACGTCAATGGCGTCGGCTATGAGCTGGAAGTACCCATGACAACGCTTTATCGTTTGCCGCATGTCGGTGAGCCGGTGACTTTGCATACCCATCTGGTGGTTCGCGAAGATGCGCATCTGCTCTATGGTTTTTACGAGAAGCGCGAGCGTGAGCTGTTTCGTGAGCTGATTCGCCTCAATGGCGTCGGCCCGAAACTGGCGCTGGCGCTGATGTCGGGCCTTGAGGTCGATGAACTGGTGCGTTGCGTCCAGGCGCAGGATACTTCGGCCTTGACCCGGATTCCGGGGGTCGGGAAGAAGACCGCCGAGCGTCTGCTGGTCGAGCTCAAGGACCGCTTCAAGGCCTGGGAAGCATTGCCGGGCACGTTTGCGCTGGTTTCCGATGGCCCGAATCAGGCCGAACCTGTGGCATCTGCCGAGTCCGATGCGGTCAGCGCGCTGATTTCTCTGGGCTACAAACCTCAAGAGGCGAGCAAGGCCGTCTCCGCGATCAAGGAAAAAGGCTTGAGCAGTGCAGATCTGATCCGACGTGCTTTGAAGGGGATGGCGTAA
- the ruvB gene encoding Holliday junction branch migration DNA helicase RuvB — protein sequence MIEADRLITASSGRDREEQLDRAIRPLSLADYIGQPTVREQMELFIQAARGRNESLDHTLIFGPPGLGKTTLANIIAQEMSVSIKSTSGPVLERPGDLAAILTNLEPHDVLFIDEIHRLSPIVEEVLYPAMEDFQLDIMIGEGPAARSIKLDLPPFTLVGATTRAGMLTNPLRDRFGIVQRLEFYSIADLSTIVSRSAGILGLAIEPEGAFEIARRARGTPRIANRLLRRVRDFAQVRSNGHITRQTADKALNLLDVDEHGFDHQDRRLLLTMIEKFDGGPVGVDSLAAAISEERHTIEDVLEPYLIQQGYIMRTPRGRVVTRHAYLHFGLNIPSRMGEMPASEDFADGPTY from the coding sequence GTGATTGAAGCTGATCGCCTGATTACCGCCAGCAGTGGCCGTGATCGTGAGGAACAACTGGACCGTGCCATTCGTCCTCTGAGCCTGGCTGACTACATCGGTCAGCCGACCGTGCGCGAGCAGATGGAATTGTTCATCCAGGCTGCGCGCGGGCGCAACGAGTCGCTGGATCACACCCTGATCTTCGGCCCGCCGGGGCTGGGCAAGACCACGCTGGCCAATATCATTGCCCAGGAAATGTCGGTGTCGATCAAGAGCACGTCCGGCCCTGTGCTGGAGCGTCCGGGTGACCTGGCGGCGATTCTGACCAATCTCGAACCTCACGACGTGCTGTTCATCGACGAAATCCATCGCCTGTCGCCAATCGTCGAAGAGGTTCTGTATCCGGCCATGGAAGACTTCCAGCTGGATATCATGATTGGCGAAGGTCCTGCGGCCCGCTCCATCAAGCTCGATCTGCCTCCTTTCACCCTGGTGGGGGCGACGACTCGCGCTGGCATGCTGACCAACCCGCTGCGTGACCGTTTCGGGATCGTTCAGCGTCTGGAGTTCTACAGCATCGCCGACCTGTCGACCATTGTGTCGCGCTCAGCCGGTATTCTGGGGCTGGCCATCGAGCCGGAAGGGGCCTTTGAAATTGCCCGTCGTGCTCGTGGCACTCCCCGTATCGCCAACCGCCTGTTGCGACGCGTACGGGATTTCGCCCAGGTTCGCAGTAATGGCCACATCACCCGGCAAACGGCCGACAAGGCACTGAACCTGCTGGATGTCGACGAGCACGGTTTCGATCATCAGGACCGGCGCCTGCTGCTGACCATGATCGAGAAGTTCGACGGCGGTCCTGTTGGCGTAGACAGCCTGGCGGCTGCCATCAGTGAGGAGCGGCACACCATCGAAGATGTGCTGGAACCCTATTTGATCCAGCAAGGCTATATCATGCGCACACCGCGTGGACGGGTCGTTACCCGGCATGCCTACCTGCATTTCGGGTTGAACATTCCTTCGCGAATGGGCGAAATGCCAGCGTCGGAGGACTTTGCAGATGGCCCGACGTATTAA